A genomic region of Ignavibacteriota bacterium contains the following coding sequences:
- a CDS encoding T9SS type A sorting domain-containing protein produces MRLRTIFSITVILIAVIALSTTSYSQARVGAYGLQLIVKDDATGGDTLYAGFSNATSVSEFCIDADTFEVAPFGVSVNEFENPPLPPDGVFDARFINNRTSAVACLGQGLPNNFHLAKNFSSSFRDTFRVQFQGSAASGGAYPFHFSWNLSGTTYANGSWTMRYTVPDEPTTVVDMVANSSHDITSAEVNRVLIIFDGTVGVREVGEVIPQTFGLNQNYPNPFNPATTIRFDIKNTSETTIAVYDVLGRKIASLVNEQLSPKQYEVTWNGMTDNGIVASSGTYYIRMNAKYTENGVDDEFSSVRKIVLMK; encoded by the coding sequence ATGCGATTACGTACTATTTTTTCGATAACTGTAATTTTGATTGCAGTTATTGCTCTATCAACAACAAGTTATTCACAGGCACGAGTTGGCGCGTACGGCTTACAACTGATTGTGAAGGATGATGCAACCGGCGGAGATACACTCTATGCTGGTTTTTCCAATGCCACTTCAGTTTCAGAATTTTGCATTGATGCAGACACGTTTGAAGTAGCTCCGTTCGGAGTTTCTGTCAACGAGTTTGAAAATCCTCCGCTTCCCCCGGATGGAGTTTTTGATGCACGATTTATTAATAACAGGACAAGCGCGGTTGCCTGCCTTGGTCAAGGGTTACCGAATAATTTTCATTTAGCCAAGAATTTTTCATCTTCATTCAGAGATACCTTCCGTGTCCAATTTCAAGGAAGTGCGGCGTCCGGTGGCGCTTACCCATTTCATTTTTCATGGAATTTATCAGGTACTACTTATGCCAACGGTTCATGGACAATGCGATATACTGTTCCAGATGAACCCACTACTGTCGTTGACATGGTTGCAAATTCATCCCACGATATCACTTCTGCGGAAGTTAATAGAGTACTTATAATTTTTGATGGTACTGTTGGAGTCCGTGAGGTAGGTGAGGTTATTCCCCAAACGTTCGGACTCAATCAGAACTATCCGAATCCGTTCAACCCGGCAACAACAATTCGGTTTGATATAAAAAACACATCGGAAACAACGATTGCGGTGTATGATGTCCTCGGAAGAAAAATTGCATCATTAGTGAATGAACAACTTTCTCCGAAACAATATGAAGTAACATGGAACGGAATGACGGATAACGGCATCGTTGCATCAAGCGGAACCTATTATATCCGTATGAATGCAAAGTACACGGAAAACGGTGTTGATGATGAGTTCAGTTCTGTTCGTAAAATTGTTTTAATGAAGTAA